Within Pseudomonas sp. LBUM920, the genomic segment TCTTTGCCCGCCCGTCCATCGGCACACCAGGGCCGTCGTCATTGACGCGCACTTCGTAACCGCTGCCAAAACTGATCAACGACACTTCAACACGGCGCTCGGCGTAGCGAATGGCGTTGCGCAGCAGATTGATCACGGCACGCGCCATAAAGCGTGGTTCGATTTGGATAAAGTCGACCTCACAGGTACGCAATGACAGCTGCACACCCGCCGCCTCAGCCTCCAGGGCCACGCTGCCGATCACGCTGTCGAGCCAACTGTGGGCCTCGATGTTTTCGCGGGTAACCTGGGTGGCGCCGCGTTCCAGGCTGGCGTAGGTCAACAGTTCGGAAACCATTTCCTCCAGTTCGCCCAGGTCGGCGTACATGTCGGCGATCAACTCACGGCTCTGTCGCGGGTCGGCCTGCTGCCTGAGTTGATCAAGCTCGAACGACAAGCGCGCAATCGGTGTGCGCAGTTCGTGGGAAACGGCGTTGGTCAGTTCGCGCTGGTTGGCGATCAGGCTTTCGATGCGCTCGGCCATCTGGTTGAAGTGCCCCGCCAGCTCGCGCACGGTGGAACGGCGCGGCAGCAGGATGCGCGACGCCAGGTCGTTGTCGCCAAAGCGTTGCGCGGCCAGCCGGATATGCTCCAGGTCGCGCCAGTGCGGGCGTACCCAGAAATACAGGACGATGGCCAGGCACAAGCCGAGAAAACCATAGGCCCACAGGTACAGCCACTTGGGCTCTTCCGGCAGTTTGATCTCCAGCAGTTGCGGCCCGCCGTCGATATTGGTCAGGAATTCCATGAAATCCCCGCGCACCACCAGCAAGCCGTCGGCCAGCAACTGCTGTTCGCGCTCGGTCAGCGCCTGGGTGTCGCTCTGCACCAGCTTGAGGCGCAAACCATAATGGGGCTGCAGTTCGTCCAGGCGCGCCTGCCGGGCCTCGCCGTGCAAGGGTCGCAACTGCTCCACCAGGCCATAGGCCGGACCGCGCAGCGCCTCACGGTTATAGGTTTCGTTGGCCTCGGGCAGTAACTCGTCGAAGGTGTAGTTGACCAGCCAGATTGCGCCCGCCAACCCCAGCGCCAGGATCACGTACAGGCGCAGAAACAGCCGCAGCATCTAAACCTCCCACGCAAATGGATTGAACAGATAGCCCTTGCCCCAGATGGTCTTGATGCACACCGGCTCACGCGGGTTGTCATTGAGTTTGCTGCGCAGTTTGCTGATGTACACGTCGACGCTGCGGTTCAGGCCATCGAAGGCAATGCCGCGCATGCGGTTAAGAATGTCATCGCGCGAGAGGATCTTGCCCGCGCTGCTGGCCAGCAGCCAGAGCAGTTCAAATTCCATGGTGGTGAGGTCGATCTTGTCACCGCCCAGGCTGACCACCCGGCAACTGCGGTCAATCGCCAGCCGGCCAAACTCCAGCGAGCCGCGCACGGTGGGTTCGGGCACCTGGCGACGTTGCAGCGCACGCAATCGCGCCAGCAGCACCGGAGGTTTTATGGGTTTGATGACGTAGTCGTCGGCACCGGACTCAAGGCCGAGGATATGGTCCAGGTCGTCTTCCTTGGCGGTCAGGATCACGATGGGGGTGTCTGACAGGTTACGAATCCCGCGACACACGTGCAGGCCGCTCTGGCCGGGCAGCATCAGGTCGAGCACGACGATTTTCGGCTTGAAGTCGAGAAATGCGGCCAGGGCTTCGTCACCGCGGTGCACCACCCGCACCTCGAAACCGTGTTGCGACAGAAAGTGCGCGATCAGCCCTGCCAGCTTTTCATCGTCCTCAACGAGCAGGACCTTGCCCAGACCCAGGTTTTCCATAAATTCTCAGTGTGGCTGCGCGGATTGAAGTGCAGGCATTATAGGTGGCAAGCTGCTCAACAGAAGCCGCTGGCCATCAGTGACCGACCAAGCTTCATGCTTTTAAGAGTTTTTAACAAATAGCCTGCAATCTTTAACGCCATTCACAGGGAGTTGTATGCGCAAGGATTACCTGGCGTTCTTTGTTTCGCTGTTTCTGTCGCGGCTGGCGGACCAGATTCTGCTGTTTATCGTGCCTCTGATCGTGTTCCAGACCACTCGGAGTGTGTCCTGGGCGGGCCTGGCGTTTTTTGTCGAGTCACTGCCGCGTTACCTGGCCTTCCCGGTGTGCGGCGCGGTGTGCGACAAACTCTCACCGGTGCGCATTCTGCATATCAGCCAGGTCTACCGGGCGCTGGCCTGCGTGGTGGCCGTGGCCTTGTACGGCGTGTTCGACGGCATTTACTGGATCGTCATGCTCTCGGCGCTGTGCGGCGTGCTGACCACCCAGGGCATCATGGCGCGCGAAGTGTTGATGCCGCATATTTTCAAGCAGTACACCTACGCCAAGACCCTTTCCTATTCACAAATCGCCGACCAGAGTGGCCTGGTGCTCGGCCCACTGCTGGCGGCGCTGATGCTTGAAGTCTGGGCCTGGCATTGGGTGGTGCTGGGGGTTGCCGGGCTGTTTGTGCTGGCGGACCTGGCCATGCTGCTGTGGCAGCGCACCAGCGCGGTGAGCCTGCCAACCTTTGAGCAGCACCGGGACATCTGGCTGCAACCGCTGCGCATTGCCTTCGGGCATATCCGCACGCTCGCCGATTTGAAACGGATCATCACCCTGGCGGTGGGCGTGAATCTGATTATTGGTGTGACGCTGGCCACGTCGGCGGCGATGGTCACCGGCCACTATGGCGCCGGAAAGGACACCTACGCCCTGCTGCAAGCCGCGGGCGCCGTGGTGACGATCGGGATTCTGTTTTACCTGGCGCGCGCAACCTTGCCGTTGAAGGTACTGGGCGGCCTGTCGTATTCGATGATCGGCGTGGGCGCGCTGATCACGGCCATCAGCCCCGGCGTGTGGGCCTATACCCTCGGGTTCCTGTTGATCACCGGCTTCGACAAGATGTTTAACGTGTACCTGCGCAGCACCCGTCAGCGCGTGATTCCGGTACAGGATTTTGGCAAAACCGTGGGCGTGATCACGCTGCTCAACAACCTGTCGCAGCCATTGGCGGGTTTGCTGATTGGCGTGCTGGCGGCGCCGCTGGGCACACAAACGGTAATCCTGCTGCTGACCGGGATCACCACACTGCTGGGCGTGGCCGTCGCCTCAGGCTGGCACGCCACTGTGAAAGCGGAACTCGATGTCGGGTGATTCGATCAGTTCCTGCTCGGTCGCCCTGACCCGCTCGATCACCTGGGCGATGTCTTTGGCGTCGCCGTACTGGTAGGCCAGTTTCAAGTACCCCTGGAAGTGCCGCGCCTCGCTTTTGAGCAGACCGAAATAAAACTTGCCGAGTTCTTCGTCCAAATGCGGCACCAGCGCTTCGAAACGCTCGCAACTGCGCGCTTCAATGAAGGCGCCGACCACCAGGGTGTCCACCAGTTTGACCGGCTCATGGCTGCGCACCACTTTGCGCAAACCCGAGGCATAACGGCCAGCGTGCAGTTGACGCAGCTCGACTTTGCGCTTTTTGATCAGGCGCATGACTTGCTCGTGGTGCACCAGCTCCTCGCGCGCCAGGCGCGACATCATGTTGATCAGGTCAACATGCGCGTGGTACTTGGCAATCAGGCTCAAGGCGGTGCTGGCGGCTTTGAATTCGCAGTTCTTGTGGTCGATCAGCAGGGTTGCCTGATCGGCCAAGGCAGCCTGGACCCAGGCGTCGGGGGTGCGGCAGCCGAGGAATTCGTGGATTTCGGGCAGGTTCATCGGGCTCACGGGCAAATAGATCACAAAAGGGCGCCGATTATACCGACCCCACCGCAGACCACCAGCCACTGGCTTTGATGTGCATCAACATGACGTCTGGCGGGCAGCAACTATAGTTGTGCAAGGCCCCTTTTATTGCGTCTCTGGAGATCCGTCCATGCAAGCTATCCGCAGCATCCTGGTGGTCATCGAGCCCGAGCACTCGGAAAGCCTGGCGCTCAAGCGCGCCAAGCTGATCGCCGGGGTCACCGGCGCGCACCTGCATTTGCTGGTCTGCGACAAAAAACACGAGCATTCGGCGCTGCTGAGCCTGCTCAAGTCCGGCCTGCATGAAGACGGCTACAGCGTGACCACCGAGCAGGCGTGGAATGAGAGCCTGCATGAAACCATCATTGATGTGCAGCAAGCCGAGGGCTGTGGGTTGGTGATCAAGCAGCATTTCGCCGACAGCCCGCTGAAAAAGGCCTTGTTGACGCCGGCCGACTGGAAGCTGCTGCGCTATTGCCCAACGCCTGTGCTGCTGGTGAAAACCTCGACGCCCTGGGCCGACAAGGTGGTGCTGGCGGCAATCGATGTGGGCAACAACGACAGTGAACATCAGGCGCTCCACAACACCATCATTGATCACGGCTTCGAAATTGCGAGCCTGGCCAAGGCGCAATTGCACGTGATCAGCGCCCATCCCTCGCCCATGCTGTCGGCCAGTGACCCGACGTTTCAGCTCAAGGAAACCATCGAGGCGCGCTATCGCGAGCAGTGCAAGACGTTCCAGGCCGAGTTCGATATCGACGACACCCATTTGCACATCGAAGAAGGCCCGGCAGATGTATTGATTCCCCATGCGGCGCATAAGTGGCAGGCGGCGGTGACGATTATCGGCACCGTGGCGCGCACCGGGATTTCCGGAGCATTGATCGGGAATACGGCGGAGGTGGTGCTCGACGAGGTGCAGAGCGATGTGCTGGTGCTCAAGCCGCAGGAACTGATGGATCATCTGGAAGCGCTGGCGACCAAGGCGTGACCCACTGAAAATCCCTTGTAGGAGCGGGCTTGCTCGCGAAAGCGGCGGATCAGTCAATTAATTGATTGCTGACACTTCCTATTCGCGAGCAAGCCCGCTCCCACATTTTTGCTGTGCGGTGTCAGCCAGCAAATGCATCGTTGAGGAACCCCGGGGCTATATAGCGCTGGTAGTGCGCCTCCGAGAGGATAAAAAACTCCCGATCAATCGCATCGCGCAGCTCCGGCAGCGCCCAGTCGCGAAACTCTGGCAGCAGCACCATGCCATAGGCTTCCAGGTTGGAAATCACCCGTGCGCCCCGGGCGATCAATTGGTAGGCCCAGCAGTACTCGGACTGGTGCGGCACAAAGCGAATCTTGCGCTGCTCCAACTGCCCGCGCAGCCTCTTGGGGTCGAACACTTCGAGTTTACCGGCCATCACCTGCACCAGCAGTTGCTCGAGCCGCAGCCATACCGCGCGCTTTTCTTCCTCGTTATAGCCATTCCACAGGATCACTTCGTGGTGGAAGCGCTTGCAGCCACGGCACACGAGATCGCCGTAAACCGTGGAGCACAGGCCGACGCAGGGGGTCTTGATGGTTTGGTTGGGCATAGGCAACGACACACAAATCCGCGAAACAATGCCGCATGTTAGCCCTTTGTCTAAGGTTGATCACCCAGCAAACTTGGTTAGGCAACTTACCTTTAGATTTTTTTTGCCGTAGAATCATCCGGCCTTGTAAGGCGCCAATAATCCGCTGGAAGCTGTTTTCAAAGCGTCACGAGCACAGTCGTTCCTTCAGAACGGTGTTGGCGATGGTTATTACCCGGTAGGTAATTGCCAGCGCCAACCCTCATCAGCTCCGTTCTGCAGGCGTAAAACTTTGAAAGCAGCTTCTGTGAGGAATGCCGGCAGCGCTGGCTTTGCGGCCCAAAAAGCCCCCGAGCGCATGCGTGCCGTTCATTTCTGGATGAGCGTCCCGTGGGACCACTGATGAGGGTAATAACTGTGCTTGAAGCCTACCGCAAACATATCGAAGAGCGTGCAGCACTGGGTATCGTTCCCCAGCCGCTTAACGCCGAACAAACCGCAGGCCTGGTCGAGCTGCTGAAAAATCCCCCGGCTGGCGAAGAAGAATTCCTCGTTGACCTGATCACCAACCGCATTCCACCAGGCGTTGACGAAGCTGCCTACGTCAAGGCCGGTTTCCTGTCTGCCCTGGCCAAGGGCGAAGCCACTTCCCCCCTGATCGACAAAAAGCGCGCTGTTGAACTGCTTGGCACCATGCAAGGCGGCTACAACATCGTGACGTTGGTCGAGCTGCTGGACGACGCCGAGTTGGCGCCTGTCGCTGCCGCCCAACTCAAGCACACCCTGCTGATGTTCGATGCGTTCCACGACGTGGCTGAAAAAGCCAAGAACGGCAACGAGCACGCCAAAGCCGTGCTGCAATCCTGGGCTGATGGCGAGTGGTTCAAGAACCGCCCTACCCTGGCCGACAAGATCAGCCTGCGCGTGTTCAAGGTCACCGGCGAAACCAACACCGACGACCTGTCCCCTGCCCCGGACGCCTGGTCCCGCCCTGACATCCCGCTGCACGCCCTGGCCATGCTGAAAATGGCTCGCGAAGGCATCGTGCCGGACGAGCAAGGCAAGACCGGCCCGATGAAGCAGATCGAAGAAATGCGTGGCCAAGGCTTCCCGATCGCCTACGTCGGTGACGTGGTCGGTACCGGTTCGTCGCGTAAATCGGCGACCAACTCCGTACTGTGGTTCTTCGGCGACGACGTTCCTTACGTGCCGAACAAGCGCGCTGGCGGCTTCTGCTTCGGCAGCAAGATCGCTCCCATCTTCTACAACACCATGGAAGATGCCGGCGCACTGCCAATCGAATTCGACGTCACCAACATGAACATGGGCGACGTGATCGACCTGTACCCGCATGCTGGCAAAGTCTGCAAACACGGCACCGATGAAGTCCTGACCACCTTCGAAATGAAGACCCCGGTGCTGTTGGACGAAGTTCGCGCTGGCGGCCGTATCCCGTTGATCATCGGCCGTGGCCTGACCGAGAAGGCACGTGCCGAGCTCGGCCTGCCGCCTTCGACGCTGTTCAAGCTGCCGGAAGCACCGGCTGAAAGCGACAAGGGCTTCACCCTGGCGCAAAAAATGGTGGGTCGCGCCTGCGGTCTGGCAGAAGGCAAAGGCGTTCGTCCTGGCACCTACTGCGAACCGAAGATGACCACCGTGGGTTCCCAGGACACCACCGGTCCGATGACCCGTGACGAACTCAAAGACCTGGCGTGCCTGGGCTTCTCGACCGATCTGGTGATGCAGTCGTTCTGCCACACCGCGGCTTACCCTAAGCCGATCGACGTGACCACCCACCACACCCTGCCTGACTTCATCATGACCCGTGGCGGTGTATCGCTGCGTCCAGGCGACGGCATCATCCACAGCTGGCTGAACCGCATGCTGCTGCCGGACACCGTCGGCACCGGTGGCGACTCCCACACCCGTTTCCCGATGGGCATCTCGTTCCCGGCCGGTTCCGGCCTGGTCGCGTTCGCCGCAGCCACTGGCGTCATGCCACTGGACATGCCGGAATCGATCCTGGTGCGCTTCAAAGGCAAAATGCAACCGGGCATCACCCTGCGTGACCTGGTTCACGCCATTCCTTACTACGCGATCCAGGCTGGCCTGCTGACCGTAGAGAAGAAAGGCAAGAAGAACGCCTTCTCCGGTCGCATCCTGGAGATCGAAGGCCTGAACGACCTGACGCTGGAACAGGCTTTCGAGCTGTCCGACGCCTCGGCCGAACGTTCGGCTGCCGGTTGCACCATCAAGCTGTCGAAAGACTCGGTCACCGAGTACCTGAACTCCAACATCACCCTGCTGCGCTGGATGATCGGCGAAGGCTACGGCGATGCACGTACCCTGGAACGTCGTGCTCAAGCGATGGAAGCCTGGGTTGCCAACCCTGAGTTGATGGAAGCCGATGCCGACGCGGAATACGCCGAAATCATCGAAATCGACCTGGCTGAAATCAACGAGCCGATCCTCTGCGCACCTAACGACCCGGACGATGCCCGTCTGTTGTCCAGCGTTGCCGGCGAGAAGATCGACGAAGTGTTCATCGGTTCGTGCATGACCAACATCGGTCACTTCCGCGCTGCCGGTAAGTTGCTGGAACAGGTCAAGGGTCAGCTGCCAACCCGTCTGTGGCTGTCGCCGCCGACCAAGATGGACGCTCACCAACTGACCGAAGAAGGCTACTACGGCATCTACGGCAAGGCTGGCGCGCGCATGGAAATGCCGGGCTGCTCGCTGTGCATGGGTAACCAGGCACGCGTAGAACCGAACTCGACCGTTGTGTCGACCTCGACCCGTAACTTCCCGAACCGTCTGGGTGATGGTGCCAACGTCTACCTGGCCTCGGCTGAGCTGGCGGCAGTGGCTTCCACGCTGGGTCGCCTGCCGACCGTCGAAGAGTACATGGGCTACGCGGCCAAACTGGACACCATGGCCAGTGACGTCTACCGCTACCTGAACTTCGACCAGATCGCCGAGTTCCGCAAAATCGCAGCAAGCGCCAACATCCCGGTGATTCAAGCCTAAGGTGTGTTGATCTAGCTACACCGGGTAAATCAGCGCCGCGTATCGCAAGGTACGCGGCGTTTTTTATGCCGGGCATACAGCCTTCACACCCCAACAAAACACCTGTGGGAGCTGGCTTGCCGGCTCCCACACTTGACGCTTTGCACACTCAGGACGGGTGCCGCAGCGCCAATTGCACAGCGCCATCAACGCTCAAGCCACTGAGCAGCACCTGTGGCGCAAGCGCCTCCGGCAAGGCTTGCAGCACTTCCAACGCCTCATGCCGCACACGCGCCAGCACCAAACGCTTGCCCTCCCCGCGCACCTGCGCGAAAAACGCCGCCAGCGCTTCGACACTGGTGCCATCCAAATCCGGAGATTCTTCCAGGCTCAGCACCACCGCCTCCACCGCCTCCACCGGCGACTGGCGCATCAGGCGCAACGCCGCACCCAGGATGCGCTCGGCATTCGCGAAAAACAGCGCCTCGCTGGGCCGTACGATCAGTAGACCTGGCACTTGCACGGCATCGGCGTGGTGCTCACGATCAACAAAGTCATGACTGTCACCCAAGCGCCCCAGCACCTGGATATCAGCCGCCGACATCTGCCGCAGCATCAGCACCACGCTGATCGCTACCGACACCAGCAAGCCATCCAGCACGCCCAGCACCAGCACTGCCGCCACGGCACAGATCACCAGCAGACGATCGCGCCGCCAGAGAAAATAACGCCCCAGCGGCTGCAGGCTCAAACCACGGCCCAGCGCGTAGATGACGATGGCGGCAAGCACCGGCTCCGGGGTCAGCGCGACATACGGCAACACTGTCAACACAATCACCAGCACCACCAGCGCGGCGACGATTCCGGCCAGGCGTGAACCGGCACCGGCGGCCTCATTGGCCGACGTCGCGGAATAGCCGGCACCGGCCGGCATGCCGTGAAACAACCCAGAGATCAGGTTGGCCGCACCCAGCGCGAGCAAGTCGCGGTTGGACGACACGCGATCACCGTGTTTAAGCGCGAACGAGCTGATAGAGCCGTAGGACTCCGCATACAGGATCATCACCAAAGCAAACGCCAGCTCCCCCAGGCGCAGCCAGTCGGCAAACGGCAGCACCGGCAAATGCCCCAACTCAAGACGCAGGTCGATCAGGCCGATCAGCGCCACGCCATGGGCCTGCAAATCCAGGTACTGCCCGGCGACGATTCCCAGAATCACCACCAGCAGCCCACCCGGCAGACGCGGAATACGCGCGCACAACCACAACACCATCAACGCAACCGCCGCGACCATCGCTGCCGGCCAGTTCCATCCAGGCAGTTGCTCTATCAGTTGCGGCAGGAAGCGGATCAGGTTGTTATCGGTCAGGTGCACGCCGACGACGCTGGCCAACTGCTTGAGAATGATGGTCAGCGCCAGGCCGAAAGCAAACCCGCGCAACACCGGCTTAGCGATAAACGAAGTCACGCCGCCGAGCTTGAACAGCCCGGCCAACAGGAACAGCACGCCAGTGATCAACACCAGCCCGAATGCCAGGGCCAGCCTCAGCGCCGGATCACCACCCGCCAGACTGGCGGTGGCGGCCGCGAGTACGGCTGCCGAGGACGATGTGGCCGAGACAATCGCAAACCGGCTGGTGCCGAACAGGCCGTAGCACACCAGCCCGGCAAACAGCGCAATCACCCCGGCCTGCGGCGGCAGCGCGGCGATACTGGAATAAGCCACGGCCTCCGGCAGCAGCAAACCGGCAATGGATAACCCGGCGAGCAGGTCCTGGGTGCGATTGGGTGGCGTGGCAACGGGGTCAGCTGTTTCAGTTTTCAATCGGCCCGACCCATCCCGGCAAATAACGTGCTTCCTGGCTGCGCGCCAGGCCCATGGCCTTGCTCAACAGCTTGGCGTTCGGCTGGCTGACCACGTCGCTGCCGATGCGGCTGCGAAAGAAGTCGGCCCACAGAAATTCGCTGAACGGCGTCGCGTCCTTGGCATAGCCACCCGCCATGCGCAACAGTCCCGCCAGGCTGCGGTAGGGATCGTCCTGCAGGTCGGTAATCTTGCGCGGAATAGCTTCGTAGGTTCGACGCAAGCCACGCGCGTCGTAGGGATGCACCCACTGATTGAACGCCATGACATTCCAGAAGGTGCTGCGCTCCACAAACGACAAGTCCTTGAGCATCAGCAACGAAACACTCTTGACCTCTTCCAGCAGCAGCGCCAGGCCGAAATGGTGGTGATCGGTGATGTAATAACGCTCGTCCGGCCCCAGCACGCAAGGAAACCAGTGCTTGTCGAGCGCGGCGGCGCGCTCCTTGCGTTTGAGCCTGGTCCAGGCTTCGCGCTTGGTAGCGACTTCAGCCATGCCGACGGTCAATTGCGTCGGATGCAGTTTTTCCAGTTTGCAGGTAATCAGTTGCGGGCGCGGCCGTGCCATGAATCTCTCCACAGGAAATGACTATGCCGACAGCTTAGTCCTCATTGCCTGCCCGGGGTCGAGACTCGACAGGTTTTCCAAGGCCAAAAAAAGACCGATTCGCGGAGTGCGCGAATCGGCCTTGGGCAGCGCAGCTCGGTGTCAGGACAGCAGCGAGTAGACCAGCGCGGTAATCGCGACCAGACCAACAGCAGTGACAAACACATTGGACGCCTGCCCGCGGTACTTGGCCATGGCGGGCACTTTGCGGATCGCATACATCGGCATCAGGAACAGGATCGACGCAATGATCGGCCCGCCCAGCGTCTCGATCATGCCGAGGATGCTCGGGTTCAGCGTGGCGACGATCCAGCACACCACCAGCATGAAGGCGGCGGTCATGCGGTCCAGGGACTTGGCCGCCGGGCGGCGACCGGTCTTGAGCACCAGGCCCTTGAGGCCTTCACTGGCACCGATGTAGTGGCCCAGGAACGACTTGGCAATCGCCACGAACGCAATCAACGGCGCGGCGAAGGCGATGGTCGGGTTGTCGAAGTGGTTGGCCAGGTACGACAGGATCGACAGATTCTGTGCTTTCGCTTCGGCCAGTTGCGCCGGCGTCAGGGTCAGTACACAGCTGAACACGAAGAACAGCACCATCACCACCATCAACAGGTGTGCGCGGCAAAGGATCTGCGAGCTGCGCCCATCCGCGTTGGCACCGTACTGGCGCTTCTGGTCCACCGCAAAGGCCGAGATGATCGGCGAATGGTTGAACGAGAACACCATCACCGGAATCGCCAGCCACAGTGTGTTGAGCAACGCAGACGGCGCCGGTACTTCACTGGCGGTGCTGAGAATGCCGCCGGTCCAGTGCGGGATCAGGTACACGGCCAGAAACAGCAACGCGACGATAAACGGATACACCATCAGGCTCATGGCCTTGACGATCACTTGCTCGCCGCACCGCACTACGGCCAACAGGCCAAGGATCAGCACAAACGCCAGGATCGCGCGCGGCGGCGGCATGATGTGCAGCTGGTGCTCCATGAAGCTGCTGACGGTGTTGGTCAGGGCCACGCTGTAGATCAGCAGGATCGGGAAGATCGCGAAAAAGTACAGCAAGGTGATCAGTGCGCCGGCCTTGAGACCGAAATGCTCTTCGACCACGTCGGTAATGTCCGAACCTTCACGGCCGGACAGGACGAAACGGGTCAGGCCACGGTGGGCAAAGAACGTCATCGGGAATGCCAGCAGCGCCAGGATCACCAGCGGCCAGAAGCCCCCGAGGCCCGCGTTGATAGGCAAAAACAAAGTACCGGCGCCGATGGCGGTGCCGAACAGGCCAAGCATCCAGGTGGTGTCCTGGCGGCTCCAGCGCGTAAGGGTTGCAGGTGTCGTTGCATAGCGTTCGTCGACGCTATTGGCCTGATCATTCATCCGGTCGGATCTCCGCATTTCCACAGCCGGGACGAGTCAGAAAAACCTGACAGGCAGCGCCCCGACCATAACAAGCGCGCGATTGTCCGGGATTCTCCTGAATAAGCAAAGACTTAGCTGAGGAACGG encodes:
- a CDS encoding ParB-like protein, with the protein product MARPRPQLITCKLEKLHPTQLTVGMAEVATKREAWTRLKRKERAAALDKHWFPCVLGPDERYYITDHHHFGLALLLEEVKSVSLLMLKDLSFVERSTFWNVMAFNQWVHPYDARGLRRTYEAIPRKITDLQDDPYRSLAGLLRMAGGYAKDATPFSEFLWADFFRSRIGSDVVSQPNAKLLSKAMGLARSQEARYLPGWVGPIEN
- a CDS encoding serine/threonine transporter, with product MNDQANSVDERYATTPATLTRWSRQDTTWMLGLFGTAIGAGTLFLPINAGLGGFWPLVILALLAFPMTFFAHRGLTRFVLSGREGSDITDVVEEHFGLKAGALITLLYFFAIFPILLIYSVALTNTVSSFMEHQLHIMPPPRAILAFVLILGLLAVVRCGEQVIVKAMSLMVYPFIVALLFLAVYLIPHWTGGILSTASEVPAPSALLNTLWLAIPVMVFSFNHSPIISAFAVDQKRQYGANADGRSSQILCRAHLLMVVMVLFFVFSCVLTLTPAQLAEAKAQNLSILSYLANHFDNPTIAFAAPLIAFVAIAKSFLGHYIGASEGLKGLVLKTGRRPAAKSLDRMTAAFMLVVCWIVATLNPSILGMIETLGGPIIASILFLMPMYAIRKVPAMAKYRGQASNVFVTAVGLVAITALVYSLLS